Proteins found in one Methanospirillum hungatei JF-1 genomic segment:
- a CDS encoding PEGA domain-containing protein, producing the protein MIKYALCILFFIIIAGCLVSAATDEDQIDWFKYYLDHHLGYGSTWYYTGIHAPTFDYSDMFKTPKISNIQDLLKPSGSDTNSAQSNYYQNTGFLITSSPPGADVYVNGEYKGKTRNLNSLKVFGLESGANELVIKYPGYFDYTRSFTLFHDEVLNIKAVLVPLGNSTGEA; encoded by the coding sequence ATGATCAAATATGCCTTGTGTATACTTTTTTTCATAATCATAGCAGGATGCCTGGTTTCAGCTGCCACTGATGAAGACCAAATTGACTGGTTCAAATATTATCTTGATCACCATCTCGGGTATGGATCCACATGGTATTATACCGGCATTCATGCTCCAACGTTTGATTATTCTGATATGTTCAAGACACCAAAAATTTCAAATATTCAGGATTTACTCAAACCCTCTGGTTCGGATACCAATAGTGCACAATCGAATTACTATCAAAACACCGGATTTTTGATTACAAGTTCACCACCCGGAGCGGATGTGTATGTGAATGGTGAATATAAGGGGAAAACAAGAAATTTGAACTCGTTGAAAGTATTTGGTCTGGAGTCTGGGGCCAATGAACTGGTCATTAAATATCCGGGGTATTTTGATTATACCCGATCGTTCACCCTGTTCCATGATGAGGTTCTGAACATAAAGGCGGTATTAGTGCCTCTTGGAAACTCAACCGGCGAGGCGTGA
- a CDS encoding PEGA domain-containing protein, which yields MIKYSIGMFGLLFIMGCLVSVVTADYDYNDYYGTWGTKLKTDFTLDSTVNTERVYNPNTGFSITSTPPGAEIFVNGESVGITRSLKAKEVKGLIPGEYNVSISFPGYKDYAGNYTVNEGEIKSIEAILSKL from the coding sequence ATGATCAAGTATAGTATTGGAATGTTCGGACTCCTGTTTATCATGGGGTGTCTGGTATCTGTTGTAACAGCCGACTATGATTATAACGATTACTATGGAACCTGGGGAACCAAGTTAAAAACTGACTTTACTTTAGATTCAACTGTGAATACCGAGCGTGTATATAATCCGAACACCGGGTTTAGCATTACCAGCACCCCTCCCGGAGCAGAGATCTTTGTCAATGGTGAAAGTGTAGGTATTACCCGCTCATTAAAGGCGAAGGAAGTAAAAGGCCTTATTCCAGGTGAATATAATGTGAGCATAAGTTTTCCGGGATACAAGGATTATGCTGGTAACTATACGGTAAATGAGGGTGAGATTAAAAGTATTGAAGCAATTCTTTCAAAGTTGTAA
- a CDS encoding IS1634-like element ISMhu4 family transposase, producing the protein MIAPTHQIEHIGGIPYIFETLKELQIIRILNEVYSPHRNWVGLPIGETIAIWICYCLTENDHRMCPLEKWVTTKKNLLEKLIGFQFSPKCFTDDHLARILSLLHNNELWNRFESELNRSTLRIYGLTDENIVRLDMTTVNSNGIIDKNGLIQFGNSKDDASLPQIKIVLSVLDVLGLPLTVSVVPGNCADDPLYIPAMEKVKKSTGQSGLLFVGDCKMGAIATRLYTTINNDFYLCPLSEVSHPTQEIYSAIIAHQESNLSFTQVSRSYYDGSDAIIAEGFEKKISHSMEYEGKIITWEERLIYAKSFAHANKFRLSLEEQVKKAFFEINSMNKRGKGKKIYRTIEEAKEKVHAILGDKGLTAVFEVEYIEHISNTPKRKYGNNPARIEQSTRIEVKPTINLQALQQAQELSGWRVYVTNKPENELSMQDVVLTYRDQYIIEHQFHRLKGKALSLAPMFIQRDDRIDGLVKFLTIVMRPLVIIEKKVRDSLKSRGQGLSGLFEYNPTKIVNNPKTERIIEFFKEIYLLVSFYGEQVFYTITGINQKHREILNLMNVDISVYTQLGSIQESEFKISER; encoded by the coding sequence ATGATCGCTCCGACACATCAAATTGAACACATCGGCGGAATCCCATATATCTTTGAAACATTAAAAGAACTTCAAATCATACGAATTTTGAATGAGGTATATTCGCCTCACAGAAACTGGGTGGGTTTGCCGATTGGTGAAACGATTGCCATTTGGATCTGCTACTGCCTGACCGAAAATGATCATCGTATGTGTCCCTTGGAGAAGTGGGTTACTACCAAAAAAAATTTACTGGAAAAATTGATTGGTTTTCAATTTAGTCCAAAATGCTTTACTGATGACCATTTGGCTCGTATATTATCTCTATTGCACAATAATGAACTTTGGAACCGATTTGAATCTGAATTAAATCGTTCTACACTGCGTATATATGGTTTAACGGATGAAAACATCGTCCGTCTTGATATGACAACAGTAAACAGCAATGGAATTATCGATAAAAACGGATTAATACAATTTGGCAACTCAAAAGATGACGCCTCCCTCCCTCAAATAAAAATCGTACTTTCAGTGCTTGATGTGCTGGGTTTGCCCCTCACCGTTAGTGTAGTCCCTGGAAATTGTGCTGATGATCCTCTCTATATCCCTGCAATGGAAAAGGTGAAAAAATCTACGGGACAATCTGGATTACTTTTTGTGGGAGATTGCAAAATGGGTGCCATAGCAACTCGTTTGTATACGACTATCAATAATGACTTTTATTTATGCCCGTTATCAGAAGTCTCTCATCCTACTCAGGAAATTTATTCTGCAATCATAGCACATCAGGAGTCTAATCTTTCCTTCACACAAGTTTCACGATCGTACTATGATGGAAGCGATGCGATTATAGCCGAAGGATTTGAGAAAAAAATATCTCATTCAATGGAATATGAGGGGAAAATCATAACCTGGGAGGAACGGCTAATCTACGCAAAATCATTTGCTCATGCAAATAAATTCAGATTATCACTTGAAGAGCAAGTAAAAAAAGCTTTCTTTGAGATAAATTCAATGAATAAAAGAGGAAAGGGAAAGAAAATTTACCGAACAATCGAGGAAGCAAAAGAAAAAGTACATGCTATTCTTGGAGATAAGGGATTAACAGCGGTATTCGAAGTTGAGTATATCGAGCATATTAGTAATACTCCAAAACGAAAATACGGAAACAATCCCGCCAGAATTGAACAATCGACGAGAATTGAGGTTAAACCAACTATTAACTTGCAAGCCCTTCAACAAGCGCAGGAATTATCAGGATGGAGGGTATATGTAACAAATAAACCAGAAAATGAATTATCGATGCAAGATGTTGTTCTGACTTACCGTGATCAGTATATCATAGAGCATCAATTTCATCGGCTGAAGGGAAAGGCACTTTCACTTGCCCCAATGTTTATTCAACGAGATGACAGAATTGATGGTTTAGTGAAGTTTTTGACTATTGTAATGAGACCACTTGTTATTATTGAGAAAAAAGTCAGGGATTCGCTGAAAAGTAGAGGTCAGGGTTTGAGTGGTCTTTTCGAATATAATCCAACGAAAATAGTAAATAATCCTAAAACTGAAAGAATTATTGAGTTTTTCAAAGAGATTTATTTGTTAGTTTCATTTTATGGTGAACAGGTTTTTTACACAATTACTGGGATAAATCAAAAGCATCGAGAGATTTTAAATCTGATGAATGTTGATATTAGTGTTTATACTCAATTGGGATCAATTCAGGAATCTGAATTTAAGATCAGCGAACGGTGA
- the brxL gene encoding BREX system Lon protease-like protein BrxL: MAELDNLDEQVTKIFDGYVVRKDLAQQFRGSYPVPTYVAEFLIGRYCATTDDEEIKEGLEIVQRQLQERIVRAGEQELFKARAREKGSVKIIDLVTARLDTKTDTFEASLPSLILDDVYIPAEMVYDNERMLTGGFYAEVEIEYGSGIEGKGGRPFSITNLKPIQLSKRNVLSDLAEGRKQMSTEDWRSFLIRSIGLEPETLSKRAQDVIFLRMIPYVEKNYNCVELGPRGTGKSYIYQEISPYSHLVSGGKATVAKMFVNNATGQRGLVCQYDLVCFDEVAGIKFDTKEGVNIMKGYMASGQFSRGRENIRAEGGLVMVGNFDVDVEHQQRIGHLFGPLPPEMRDDTAFMDRIHSYIPGWDFPKYHPTQLTTHFGLVSDFLSECFRQLRNDSRLPKIMDRVSFGDALSGRDRTGVLKTLDGLLKLLYPAHDSDISDEDLEWAVRLALECRRRVKEQQKRIGSAEFRNTMFSYRLGIEGIEQYVSTPELHRENTISPEPLPPGQVWALGPGEGNEGNGLYKLEITVTPGSSIRLINVKAAAGLRESLRSAEQVLYTRAKSLVGDHDPTSVEFSVQVRAMTPVSGGSSLSVPILIALCSAALNKSTKGGYVIAGGMSVGGTLEPVYNALDMAELAAEKGALAIVLPVSCRKQMNEMSDELAARLVVLYYTEPRDALLKMLDE; the protein is encoded by the coding sequence ATGGCCGAATTAGATAACCTGGACGAACAAGTAACCAAGATATTTGATGGATACGTTGTCCGGAAAGATCTGGCACAGCAATTCAGAGGAAGTTATCCGGTCCCTACCTATGTAGCTGAATTCCTTATCGGACGATATTGCGCAACAACTGATGACGAAGAGATCAAAGAAGGACTTGAGATCGTTCAAAGACAACTTCAGGAACGGATAGTTCGGGCAGGTGAACAGGAGTTATTTAAAGCCCGTGCCAGGGAGAAAGGATCAGTCAAAATAATAGATCTCGTTACCGCACGGCTGGATACGAAAACTGATACTTTTGAAGCTAGTCTTCCCTCTTTGATCCTTGATGATGTATACATCCCTGCGGAAATGGTCTATGATAATGAACGGATGCTCACCGGGGGGTTTTATGCTGAAGTCGAGATCGAATATGGAAGCGGAATAGAGGGGAAAGGGGGCCGACCATTCTCTATCACAAACTTAAAACCGATTCAACTCTCGAAAAGAAATGTCCTTTCCGATCTTGCTGAAGGTCGGAAGCAGATGAGCACCGAAGACTGGCGTTCATTTCTTATCAGAAGTATTGGACTTGAACCAGAAACCCTCTCAAAAAGAGCACAGGATGTTATTTTCCTCCGGATGATCCCCTATGTAGAAAAGAACTACAATTGTGTTGAACTAGGTCCAAGAGGAACGGGTAAAAGTTACATCTACCAGGAAATCAGTCCATATTCACATCTCGTTAGTGGAGGAAAAGCAACCGTTGCAAAGATGTTCGTCAATAATGCAACGGGCCAGAGAGGACTTGTCTGTCAATATGATCTTGTTTGTTTTGATGAAGTAGCGGGAATAAAATTTGACACGAAAGAGGGGGTCAATATCATGAAAGGCTATATGGCCTCCGGTCAATTCAGCCGTGGAAGAGAAAATATCCGGGCTGAGGGGGGGCTTGTAATGGTGGGAAATTTCGATGTCGATGTTGAACATCAACAACGGATCGGTCATCTTTTTGGCCCCCTCCCTCCGGAGATGAGAGATGATACTGCTTTCATGGACCGGATTCACAGTTACATACCAGGATGGGATTTCCCGAAATATCACCCGACACAACTTACCACTCATTTCGGTCTTGTATCTGATTTCCTGTCTGAATGCTTTAGACAACTCAGAAATGATTCCCGCTTACCGAAGATAATGGATCGGGTATCATTTGGGGATGCTCTATCAGGAAGAGACCGGACAGGTGTCTTAAAAACCCTTGATGGATTACTAAAACTTCTATATCCTGCTCATGACTCGGATATTTCGGATGAAGATCTTGAATGGGCTGTCCGCCTTGCTCTTGAATGTAGAAGAAGAGTAAAGGAACAACAAAAACGGATCGGTTCCGCAGAATTCCGAAATACTATGTTTAGTTACCGGCTCGGAATAGAAGGGATTGAGCAATATGTATCAACACCAGAACTCCATCGCGAGAATACAATTTCACCTGAGCCTCTCCCTCCCGGCCAAGTCTGGGCTTTAGGTCCTGGAGAAGGAAATGAAGGGAACGGACTTTATAAACTCGAGATTACTGTTACTCCCGGATCTTCTATCCGGCTGATAAATGTAAAAGCTGCTGCTGGACTTCGGGAAAGTTTAAGATCTGCTGAACAAGTTCTCTATACTCGTGCAAAATCTCTTGTCGGGGATCATGATCCTACTTCTGTTGAATTCTCAGTTCAGGTCCGGGCAATGACCCCGGTCAGTGGAGGATCTTCATTGTCTGTTCCTATATTAATCGCCCTTTGTTCTGCTGCTCTTAATAAAAGCACAAAAGGAGGATATGTTATTGCTGGAGGAATGAGTGTTGGTGGAACTCTTGAGCCGGTTTACAATGCACTTGATATGGCTGAACTTGCAGCAGAAAAAGGGGCTTTAGCAATAGTTCTCCCGGTTTCCTGCAGAAAACAGATGAACGAAATGTCTGATGAACTCGCTGCCAGATTGGTTGTATTGTATTATACAGAACCAAGGGATGCATTGCTGAAGATGCTGGATGAGTAA
- a CDS encoding HEPN domain-containing protein produces the protein MPFSRKRFPKAIFCCHLTLEKGLKALYLYYSKTQPPRTHSLEFLIQTIPGGIPEKYDNFIDLLEDISVKIRYLPMLETLVNDISEETAQMIIDDTGDFLSWIRGLNL, from the coding sequence ATACCTTTTTCAAGGAAAAGATTTCCTAAAGCAATATTTTGTTGTCATTTGACGCTTGAAAAGGGGTTGAAAGCGCTGTATCTTTATTATTCAAAGACACAACCTCCAAGAACTCATAGTCTTGAATTTTTGATCCAAACTATTCCTGGTGGAATTCCTGAAAAGTATGATAATTTCATAGATCTATTAGAGGATATAAGCGTGAAGATACGATATCTTCCAATGCTTGAAACACTCGTCAATGATATTTCTGAAGAGACTGCACAGATGATAATTGATGATACCGGAGATTTTTTATCATGGATTCGTGGATTGAATCTTTAA
- a CDS encoding MTH865 family protein, which translates to MTTVKDQIHAQISGALANASFPIDTPEALLAAFPAGADTTCQVGDLKMTAGEAGKLLIATDFPFTSAKQVADIIVERAGL; encoded by the coding sequence ATGACAACAGTAAAAGACCAGATCCATGCACAGATATCAGGAGCACTTGCAAACGCCTCCTTTCCGATAGATACGCCAGAAGCATTACTTGCAGCGTTTCCCGCAGGAGCGGATACCACCTGTCAGGTGGGAGATCTGAAGATGACCGCCGGAGAAGCAGGAAAACTCCTTATTGCCACTGATTTCCCCTTTACCAGTGCAAAACAGGTAGCAGACATTATTGTTGAGCGTGCGGGGTTATAG
- a CDS encoding class I SAM-dependent methyltransferase — MDTSSVFKVFESLPRLGGGDDEHTKKAFLFITDLPPGGGEILDVGCGKGAQTMALARLCQSCRIRAVDIHQPYIDTLEEKIIVEGFSGRIKTVCASMDNLPFEEESFDIIWAEGCASIIGIEQAVRYWKKFLKLGGYIMISDIFWFTKTPSEEPREFFAEFHPTMITEDEGFEIVRNAGLELVGSFRLPSQVWEESFYGQLRERFGGLEEEYADDKDALMVIDGLKKQTDIFDRYSDEFGNTYLIMRKSL; from the coding sequence ATGGACACCAGTTCAGTATTTAAGGTTTTTGAATCTCTCCCCAGACTGGGTGGGGGCGATGATGAGCACACCAAAAAGGCATTTTTATTTATCACAGACCTCCCTCCAGGAGGTGGTGAGATTCTTGATGTCGGGTGTGGGAAGGGTGCACAGACGATGGCCCTTGCCCGCCTGTGTCAGTCCTGTAGGATCCGGGCGGTAGATATCCACCAGCCATATATCGATACGTTGGAAGAAAAAATAATTGTCGAAGGGTTTTCAGGACGGATTAAAACGGTCTGTGCATCTATGGATAATCTTCCCTTTGAAGAGGAGTCTTTTGACATTATTTGGGCAGAAGGATGTGCATCCATCATCGGTATCGAACAAGCTGTCAGATACTGGAAAAAATTCCTGAAACTGGGTGGATATATCATGATCTCGGATATATTCTGGTTTACAAAAACCCCCTCCGAAGAGCCACGGGAATTCTTCGCCGAATTCCATCCCACCATGATAACCGAAGATGAAGGATTTGAGATAGTCCGGAATGCCGGGTTAGAACTGGTTGGTTCCTTCCGGCTCCCTTCACAAGTATGGGAGGAAAGTTTCTACGGACAATTGAGGGAGAGGTTTGGAGGTCTTGAAGAAGAATATGCAGACGATAAGGACGCTCTGATGGTAATTGATGGGTTGAAAAAGCAAACCGACATCTTTGACAGATACTCAGATGAGTTTGGGAATACGTACCTGATTATGAGAAAATCCTTGTAA
- a CDS encoding serine hydrolase, translating into MPKENGTINDFTDLYILFDRGAGDIVSTVSDMNRLHKALRQGDLLRNESIADMEKPTPQYGKTGYGLGYTTTQVSPLDITIQGHTEGYSGSFSFWYYLPEKDTYLISDLNSIGTDPNAMKTIRSSILQYLKGTIPDKNKKQ; encoded by the coding sequence ATGCCAAAAGAAAACGGGACGATAAATGATTTTACCGACCTCTATATTCTGTTTGACCGGGGAGCAGGTGATATTGTCAGCACAGTGAGTGACATGAACCGTCTTCATAAAGCTCTCCGGCAGGGGGACCTGTTAAGGAATGAATCTATTGCAGATATGGAAAAACCAACGCCACAATATGGTAAAACCGGATATGGTCTTGGGTATACCACGACCCAGGTTTCTCCACTGGATATTACCATTCAGGGACATACCGAGGGATATTCAGGATCATTCTCCTTCTGGTATTATCTGCCTGAAAAGGATACATACCTTATCTCTGACCTGAACTCTATTGGAACAGACCCGAATGCGATGAAGACGATCCGATCCTCTATCCTGCAATATCTGAAAGGGACCATTCCGGATAAAAATAAAAAGCAGTAA
- a CDS encoding PAS domain-containing protein, translated as MEVIQTIFDEGDTGLTIILEDITDTKKYLKNMEFLAHTAMELVDLPSDANIYEYIADKVSELLPKPPRTWVVSYDPLKKGYKIESIRDASFFECSRQLNNGNDVSGLVFPIQEYMSKPPYYETVETMKIMREFPFRPFFPYEPLSFYDICSEVFSREVCEAFIVQQSIGKMCIAGLAWQNQLFGFVGMCLRPDEELENHMVIESFIRQASIAIARRLTQECMSKSESRFLDVIAYIGDPVLITDYAGGVTYLNPSFISEFGYTIDDIPEWNTWVRKSSPDSKNRELLMHMYERLPEMAYQEIMCSVQCKDNSLKPVHVRCVVSPDGMRTIIFRNSTNISGSSASASCI; from the coding sequence GTGGAGGTTATTCAAACAATATTTGACGAAGGTGATACCGGTCTTACTATCATTCTTGAGGATATTACAGATACGAAAAAATACCTGAAAAATATGGAATTTCTAGCTCATACTGCCATGGAACTGGTTGATCTGCCATCCGATGCGAATATTTATGAGTATATTGCCGACAAGGTTTCAGAACTCCTCCCCAAACCCCCCCGGACCTGGGTTGTTTCGTATGATCCATTGAAGAAAGGGTACAAGATCGAGTCAATCCGGGATGCATCATTTTTCGAATGTTCAAGACAGCTCAATAACGGGAATGATGTATCCGGTCTTGTTTTTCCCATTCAGGAATATATGAGTAAGCCTCCCTATTATGAGACCGTTGAAACGATGAAGATTATGAGGGAGTTTCCATTTCGGCCCTTTTTTCCGTATGAACCGCTTTCTTTTTATGATATCTGTAGTGAGGTATTTTCAAGGGAAGTTTGTGAAGCCTTTATCGTGCAGCAATCAATAGGGAAGATGTGTATCGCTGGTCTGGCCTGGCAAAACCAGCTCTTTGGGTTTGTAGGGATGTGTCTTCGGCCTGATGAAGAACTGGAAAACCATATGGTTATTGAGTCATTTATTCGTCAGGCTTCCATAGCGATTGCCAGAAGACTTACGCAGGAGTGTATGAGCAAGAGTGAATCCCGGTTCCTGGATGTTATCGCATACATTGGTGATCCGGTTCTCATTACCGACTATGCTGGTGGAGTAACCTACCTGAATCCTTCGTTTATCTCTGAATTTGGATATACCATCGATGATATTCCTGAATGGAATACCTGGGTCCGGAAAAGTAGTCCTGATAGTAAAAACCGGGAGTTGTTGATGCATATGTATGAGCGATTGCCTGAAATGGCATATCAGGAGATCATGTGCTCAGTTCAATGCAAAGATAATTCTCTAAAACCTGTTCATGTCCGATGCGTTGTATCTCCTGATGGCATGAGGACGATAATTTTCCGGAATAGTACTAATATATCCGGTTCATCTGCATCGGCTTCGTGTATATAG
- a CDS encoding serine hydrolase domain-containing protein: MEVVTPEWTWMSAAGYCSPLSSESLDSDMRFLIASVTKLVTSIVILKLAEEGKLSLADPIERWLPAYLMDRIPNGKEMTIRQLLDHTSGIADYDKELINLEELHNPDVPIPCQVSIEQGLSASPLFSPGTNYTYSNVNYILLTLIIDAASGIPYEDYVTRNIIIPAGLKHVYSAYQSYTRPTHPGDNAKRKRDDK; this comes from the coding sequence ATCGAAGTCGTTACACCAGAATGGACATGGATGAGTGCAGCAGGATATTGTTCTCCCCTATCCAGTGAATCTCTAGACTCAGATATGCGTTTTTTGATTGCCAGCGTTACAAAATTGGTTACAAGTATTGTAATTCTCAAACTGGCCGAAGAAGGAAAATTATCTCTTGCTGACCCGATCGAAAGATGGCTGCCAGCATACTTGATGGATAGAATCCCAAACGGAAAAGAAATGACCATCCGCCAACTTCTTGATCATACCAGTGGGATCGCTGACTATGATAAAGAATTAATTAATCTTGAAGAACTTCATAATCCCGACGTTCCAATACCCTGCCAGGTAAGCATTGAACAAGGTCTCAGTGCCAGCCCACTCTTCAGCCCTGGTACGAATTATACCTACTCGAATGTAAATTATATTCTTCTCACGCTCATTATCGATGCTGCTTCAGGGATTCCATACGAGGATTATGTCACACGAAACATCATCATACCCGCCGGACTCAAACACGTTTATTCAGCATACCAATCATACACCCGGCCCACACATCCGGGCGACAATGCCAAAAGAAAACGGGACGATAAATGA
- a CDS encoding nucleotidyltransferase domain-containing protein, which yields MYLKKLKKNIKLNAIIIFGSHNEGTATNESDVDLAIVSPSFIGMSSLDRRKAIKNLSVK from the coding sequence ATTTATCTGAAGAAATTAAAAAAAAACATTAAGCTCAATGCTATCATCATATTTGGTTCACACAATGAAGGAACTGCAACGAACGAAAGTGATGTTGATCTTGCAATAGTTTCTCCATCATTTATTGGAATGAGCTCACTTGATAGAAGAAAAGCAATAAAAAACCTATCCGTCAAGTAA
- a CDS encoding PAS domain-containing protein — protein sequence MAEDTDIPSLVLKSLKSNPRGLTITDLSKKLHKDRNSIARCLNILKAEGKVESKTIGSAHVYWISQRIPLSAFLCFTRNMILIVDDNLNIVQANEHFIQFCNMQKEDLIGRHIIEDMIPVVSSPESVATITSTKGDHVMNEIRYSTEKNNLFFKMELTVR from the coding sequence ATGGCAGAGGATACCGATATTCCAAGTCTGGTCCTCAAAAGCCTGAAGTCAAATCCCCGGGGACTGACCATAACCGATCTCTCGAAAAAACTTCATAAGGACCGCAATAGTATAGCCCGATGTCTGAATATTCTGAAAGCCGAAGGGAAAGTTGAATCAAAAACAATAGGTTCAGCCCACGTCTACTGGATATCACAACGGATTCCCCTATCTGCTTTTTTGTGTTTTACCCGGAATATGATCCTTATCGTGGATGATAATCTCAATATCGTCCAGGCAAATGAGCATTTCATACAGTTTTGTAATATGCAGAAAGAAGACCTCATCGGGCGGCATATCATTGAGGATATGATACCAGTCGTCTCATCTCCAGAATCCGTTGCGACGATTACCTCGACGAAAGGTGATCATGTCATGAATGAGATCCGCTACTCCACCGAAAAAAATAATCTCTTTTTTAAAATGGAGCTCACCGTTCGCTGA
- a CDS encoding winged helix-turn-helix domain-containing protein: MENPSDTHLPLDSIKQEIHSLREDLHRFMERTNQIHVNAIISDIRNEYSGLLAHHQVERAGDCLSHAMVHECKMHDTCFQIFLDFLTTTSQHIKNGEITEEIVQSYENQLVELKKKGPFDKCDICFTEVFRLFNKQIDLMRSLGILDKKENEPTLVQITDEEIVSQMIEPFASPTRFQIIQAVSKQTKTFSELSHLTRLRGGNLLFHVRKLQQAGMIIQRHERGDYIITERGFRILTSFIDTYTAVKRMHEQ; the protein is encoded by the coding sequence ATGGAAAATCCATCGGACACTCATCTTCCTCTTGATTCTATTAAACAGGAGATTCATTCACTCCGTGAAGATCTTCATCGGTTTATGGAACGGACCAATCAGATTCATGTAAACGCCATTATTTCAGATATCAGGAATGAATACTCCGGATTACTGGCACATCATCAGGTTGAACGAGCAGGAGACTGTCTTTCTCATGCCATGGTTCATGAATGCAAGATGCATGATACCTGTTTTCAGATCTTTCTTGACTTTCTCACTACCACCTCGCAGCATATCAAAAATGGGGAAATCACCGAAGAGATTGTCCAATCCTACGAAAACCAACTTGTTGAGTTGAAAAAGAAAGGACCATTTGACAAATGTGATATCTGTTTTACCGAAGTTTTTCGATTATTCAATAAACAGATTGATCTTATGAGATCCTTAGGGATCCTGGATAAAAAAGAAAACGAACCTACACTGGTTCAGATTACTGATGAAGAGATCGTTTCACAGATGATCGAACCGTTTGCGAGTCCTACCCGGTTTCAAATAATCCAGGCAGTTTCAAAGCAGACAAAAACATTCTCAGAACTTTCTCACCTGACCAGACTCAGGGGTGGAAATTTATTATTCCATGTAAGAAAGTTACAGCAAGCCGGTATGATCATTCAAAGGCATGAACGGGGAGATTATATTATTACGGAAAGAGGATTCCGGATACTCACATCATTCATCGATACATACACCGCAGTTAAAAGAATGCATGAACAGTAA